A single Struthio camelus isolate bStrCam1 chromosome 8, bStrCam1.hap1, whole genome shotgun sequence DNA region contains:
- the GLMN gene encoding glomulin isoform X2, giving the protein MPEEQSQTIMAVDELQAIIQRCQILEEADFRGEDFNLFQVAGQKCLEDGYAAQLLEVVQNEKNKVIIKNMGWNLICPLVRCILVYKQEDDKREHCLKILDQLVQLCNPKELFLGLLEQIEQTSGEQVCQTVMLLLQPLQTVLFKLQNKKAYSVGLSLAVIMNQLAPLPVPYTKQQIQEDKLGLCQCCNAVVDFVKPFVNEVVKNMEKSSECNDMELKEELLKFCMKSLKYPLLTARLEQLESVEEHPFRRFATEIIDILWNMRELIPLVFLHHKGRNLSWENEEFADVERKDSADSLACLSYLMFVQYFGMDYFPVVVSPSYLLQCNMTHIEVLLKRTEESVLSKGLDLFESSLLRMEDNSLLHQYLEFSNFITVPQNLVKVMTLCPIEHLRKKSLSILQLFIDKFDAEGKYTLFRCLLKTSNHAGVEGYIIQNIKDQIHLSLTKVHDNSWFTGHHLISLLDLVLLLPEGAETDLLQNSDRILELEMGMISYFNHPFN; this is encoded by the exons ATGCCAGAAGAACAAAGTCAAACTATAATGGCAGTTGATGAACTTCAAGCCATAATACAGAGATGC CAAATTCTGGAAGAAGCTGATTTCAGGGGAGAAGATTTTAATCTGTTTCAGGTAGCAGGCCAGAAGTGTTTAGAAGATGGATATGCAGCTCAGTTATTAGAAGTagttcaaaatgagaaaaataag GTTATCATCAAGAATATGGGTTGGAATCTCATTTGTCCTCTAGTTAGATGTATTTTAGTGTATAAACAGGAAGATGATAAGAGGGAACACTGCCTGAAGATACTGGATCAGTTGGTACAG CTATGTAATCCAAAGGAACTTTTTTTGGGTTTACTTGAGCAGATTGAGCAGACCTCTGGAGAGCAAGTATGCCAAACTGTCATGTTGTTACTTCAACCTTTGCAGACAG tgcttttcaaaCTTCAGAACAAGAAGGCCTACTCAGTGGGCTTATCTTTGGCCGTGATTATGAATCAGCTTGCTCCATTGCCTGTACCTTACACAAAACAACAAATACAAGAAGATAAACTGGGTCTCTGTCAATGTTGTAATGCTGTTGTGGACTTTGTTAAGCCTTTTGTGAATGAAGTGgttaaaaacatggaaaaatcATCAGAATGCAATGACATGGAGCTGAAGGAAGAATTACTAAAGTT CTGTATGAAAAGCCTGAAATACCCCTTGTTAACAGCTCGACTTGAACAACTTGAAAGCGTTGAAGAACATCCCTTTAGGCGTTTTGCAACTGAAATTATA GACATTTTATGGAATATGAGAGAATTGATACCATTAGTGTTTTTACATCATAAAGGCAGAAATCTGTCCTGGGAGAACGAGGAGTTTGCGGATGTAGAGCGAAAGGATTCTGCGGATTCTTTGGCATGTCTGTCGTATCTGATGTTTGTTCAGTATTTTGGTATGGATTACTTTCCTGTGGTAGTTAG tccGTCATACCTGCTGCAATGCAATATGACACACATCGAAGTCCTACTGAAAAG aacagAAGAATCTGTGTTATCTAAAGGACTt GATCTGTTTGAGAGCTCTTTATTGAGAATGGAAGACAATAGCCTTCTCCATCAGTATTTAGAATTCAGCAATTTTATTACTGTACCTCAG AATTTGGTGAAAGTTATGACCCTTTGTCCCATAGAGCATCTG agGAAGAAGAGTTTAAGTATTTTGCAGTTGTTCATAGACAAGTTTGATGCAGAGGGAAAATATACCTTATTCAG gtgTTTACTGAAGACAAGCAACCATGCTGGTGTGGAAGGATACATTATTCAAAATATAAAAGATCAGATTCACTTATCATTAACG aAGGTACATGACAATAGCTGGTTTACAGGACATCACCTCATCTCCCTTCTAGATTTAGTGCTTTTGCTTCCTGAAGGTGCTGAGACAGATCTTCTGCAAAATTCAGACAG AATTTTGGAACTAGAGATGGGAATGATCAGTTATTTCAACCATCCATTCAACTAA
- the GLMN gene encoding glomulin isoform X1: protein MPEEQSQTIMAVDELQAIIQRCQILEEADFRGEDFNLFQVAGQKCLEDGYAAQLLEVVQNEKNKVIIKNMGWNLICPLVRCILVYKQEDDKREHCLKILDQLVQLCNPKELFLGLLEQIEQTSGEQVCQTVMLLLQPLQTVLFKLQNKKAYSVGLSLAVIMNQLAPLPVPYTKQQIQEDKLGLCQCCNAVVDFVKPFVNEVVKNMEKSSECNDMELKEELLKFCMKSLKYPLLTARLEQLESVEEHPFRRFATEIIDILWNMRELIPLVFLHHKGRNLSWENEEFADVERKDSADSLACLSYLMFVQYFGMDYFPVVVSPSYLLQCNMTHIEVLLKRTEESVLSKGLDLFESSLLRMEDNSLLHQYLEFSNFITVPQNLVKVMTLCPIEHLRKKSLSILQLFIDKFDAEGKYTLFRCLLKTSNHAGVEGYIIQNIKDQIHLSLTKVHDNSWFTGHHLISLLDLVLLLPEGAETDLLQNSDRIMASLNLLRYLIIKDSEYDNQSGVWTLLAKIEQNFLKPLHVGLNMSKAHYEAEIKNKKENRREAHNSNRVCSVTVSGEKMPAMTTEMQLQVLHSALFTFDLIESVLARVEELIEVKIKAGTDENVRLS from the exons ATGCCAGAAGAACAAAGTCAAACTATAATGGCAGTTGATGAACTTCAAGCCATAATACAGAGATGC CAAATTCTGGAAGAAGCTGATTTCAGGGGAGAAGATTTTAATCTGTTTCAGGTAGCAGGCCAGAAGTGTTTAGAAGATGGATATGCAGCTCAGTTATTAGAAGTagttcaaaatgagaaaaataag GTTATCATCAAGAATATGGGTTGGAATCTCATTTGTCCTCTAGTTAGATGTATTTTAGTGTATAAACAGGAAGATGATAAGAGGGAACACTGCCTGAAGATACTGGATCAGTTGGTACAG CTATGTAATCCAAAGGAACTTTTTTTGGGTTTACTTGAGCAGATTGAGCAGACCTCTGGAGAGCAAGTATGCCAAACTGTCATGTTGTTACTTCAACCTTTGCAGACAG tgcttttcaaaCTTCAGAACAAGAAGGCCTACTCAGTGGGCTTATCTTTGGCCGTGATTATGAATCAGCTTGCTCCATTGCCTGTACCTTACACAAAACAACAAATACAAGAAGATAAACTGGGTCTCTGTCAATGTTGTAATGCTGTTGTGGACTTTGTTAAGCCTTTTGTGAATGAAGTGgttaaaaacatggaaaaatcATCAGAATGCAATGACATGGAGCTGAAGGAAGAATTACTAAAGTT CTGTATGAAAAGCCTGAAATACCCCTTGTTAACAGCTCGACTTGAACAACTTGAAAGCGTTGAAGAACATCCCTTTAGGCGTTTTGCAACTGAAATTATA GACATTTTATGGAATATGAGAGAATTGATACCATTAGTGTTTTTACATCATAAAGGCAGAAATCTGTCCTGGGAGAACGAGGAGTTTGCGGATGTAGAGCGAAAGGATTCTGCGGATTCTTTGGCATGTCTGTCGTATCTGATGTTTGTTCAGTATTTTGGTATGGATTACTTTCCTGTGGTAGTTAG tccGTCATACCTGCTGCAATGCAATATGACACACATCGAAGTCCTACTGAAAAG aacagAAGAATCTGTGTTATCTAAAGGACTt GATCTGTTTGAGAGCTCTTTATTGAGAATGGAAGACAATAGCCTTCTCCATCAGTATTTAGAATTCAGCAATTTTATTACTGTACCTCAG AATTTGGTGAAAGTTATGACCCTTTGTCCCATAGAGCATCTG agGAAGAAGAGTTTAAGTATTTTGCAGTTGTTCATAGACAAGTTTGATGCAGAGGGAAAATATACCTTATTCAG gtgTTTACTGAAGACAAGCAACCATGCTGGTGTGGAAGGATACATTATTCAAAATATAAAAGATCAGATTCACTTATCATTAACG aAGGTACATGACAATAGCTGGTTTACAGGACATCACCTCATCTCCCTTCTAGATTTAGTGCTTTTGCTTCCTGAAGGTGCTGAGACAGATCTTCTGCAAAATTCAGACAG AATTATGGCATCACTAAATCTACTGAGATACTTAATCATTAAGGATAGTGAATACGATAATCAA TCTGGTGTATGGACCTTGCTTGCCAAGATCGAGCAAAATTTTTTAAAACCACTGCATGTAGGACTCAATATGTCGAAAGCACACTatgaagcagaaataaagaataagaaagaaaacagaagag AGGCACACAATTCTAACAGAGTCTGTTCTGTAACTGTTAGTGGGGAAAAGATGCCTGCCATGACTACTGAAATGCAGCTTCAG GTTTTACACTCTGCTCTCTTCACATTTGATTTAATAGAAAGTGTTCTAGCACGAGTAGAAGAACTCAttgaagtgaaaataaaagctggGACAGATGAAAATGTTCGGCTCAGCTGA